Proteins encoded together in one Planctomyces sp. SH-PL14 window:
- a CDS encoding protoglobin family protein, protein MQTIDEPRLETDLEYRVGYLAGFMGLGPEDLAAVHGAAPLLAPLVSGLVDAVYDKLFEYDCTKRHFVPRQSGYAGAVPESVESLQMSHEQIQFRKQHLGRYLVNLVTKPYDAKMFQYLDNVGKIHTPKAGSPTLDVPLVQMNALMGFVSDALIATILGLGLPAEQQNRTLRAFSKLLWLQNDLIVRHYACAC, encoded by the coding sequence ATGCAGACGATTGATGAACCGCGTCTCGAAACCGATCTCGAATACCGCGTCGGCTACCTCGCCGGATTCATGGGACTGGGACCGGAGGACCTGGCGGCGGTCCATGGGGCCGCGCCGCTCCTGGCTCCCCTCGTCTCGGGACTCGTCGACGCTGTCTACGACAAGCTGTTCGAGTACGACTGCACCAAGCGGCATTTCGTACCCCGGCAGTCGGGCTACGCCGGCGCGGTTCCGGAAAGCGTGGAATCGCTGCAGATGAGCCACGAGCAGATCCAGTTCCGCAAGCAGCACCTCGGGCGGTACCTCGTGAACCTCGTCACGAAGCCGTACGACGCCAAGATGTTCCAGTACCTCGACAACGTCGGGAAGATCCACACCCCCAAGGCGGGCTCCCCCACGCTCGACGTTCCGCTCGTCCAGATGAACGCCCTGATGGGATTCGTCTCCGACGCCCTGATCGCCACGATCCTGGGACTCGGCCTGCCGGCCGAGCAGCAGAACCGGACGCTGCGGGCGTTCAGCAAGCTGCTCTGGCTCCAGAACGACCTGATCGTCCGGCACTATGCGTGTGCGTGCTGA
- a CDS encoding HlyD family efflux transporter periplasmic adaptor subunit, with protein MPTPPVSLTAAPPTATPPAPAPPIPLRPRADLVFVSRVMDGRRCWTVKDPVALRFYEIGDHEQFLLSQLDDAINVDELEERFRRRFGQTLPRQQLLEFLGRLWQQGLVINLNPGTGIALFARREQRGAGSWISRLAGLLSFRWKGVNPDRFLGWLHGWMGWIYSPPVLVIVLLTILAAATLVVTEFDTFWRRLPDLQSFLNVRDLVTGAILLGGIKVLHELGHGLTCKHFGGECTELGAMWLVVTPALYCNVTDSWLLSSPWKRAAISGAGIVTELFLSAIFTFLWWFSEPGHFHDACLWGMVIGSVNTLLVNGNPLMRYDGYYVLADLLNISNFRARSQREAGALAAAVILGVRRPPSGERGARRGVLLAYGIASWVYQWVVLIGIVWFLYYLTRPYGLDPFVIVLGTVMLGTRVLTGGLRTAAAVRQWRREGSMSWIRGIIGLAALAAAIWWGGTTPFPQTVRGPALLAPRESQTLYATTPGLLKSVAKPGAVNAGDELFVLDNPDVGIELQKLEGNVARHERIVASLAERVVNEPHLTAQLAAAQASLADHRERLAGRKREAERLRIVAPAEGRWRALTVEKEGEGTSRLLSLTPGDRALRSVRWSDPRMLGAWVPAGTAIAELSTSGEMEARVYVEQSEIPFVRVNQPVRLRLPQVSDRVLEGTVVEVAARNVDSPPLELLRRQLVAAQPAAATGGFPRSRDVLYEVRVTIPSPPHDLVSRGTGEAKIEVGTSSLFERLVRFLRLTFRIREGV; from the coding sequence ATGCCGACTCCCCCTGTCAGTCTGACGGCCGCTCCCCCCACGGCCACGCCGCCGGCCCCCGCTCCGCCGATTCCGCTGCGGCCGCGCGCCGATCTGGTGTTTGTCTCGCGAGTGATGGACGGCCGTCGCTGCTGGACCGTCAAGGACCCGGTCGCGCTCCGGTTCTACGAGATCGGGGACCACGAACAGTTCCTGCTGAGCCAGCTCGACGACGCCATCAACGTCGACGAACTCGAAGAGCGGTTCCGCCGCCGCTTCGGACAGACGCTCCCCCGGCAGCAGCTACTCGAATTCCTCGGCCGGCTCTGGCAGCAGGGGTTGGTCATCAATCTGAACCCGGGAACCGGCATCGCCCTCTTCGCGCGTCGGGAGCAGCGCGGAGCGGGCTCGTGGATCTCACGGCTGGCCGGGCTGCTGTCGTTCCGCTGGAAGGGAGTGAATCCCGACCGCTTCCTCGGCTGGCTTCATGGCTGGATGGGCTGGATCTACTCGCCGCCGGTTCTCGTGATCGTGCTGCTGACGATCCTCGCCGCCGCGACCCTCGTCGTGACGGAGTTCGACACGTTCTGGCGCCGGCTCCCCGACCTGCAGTCGTTCCTCAACGTCCGCGACCTCGTGACGGGGGCGATCCTGCTGGGAGGGATCAAGGTCCTCCACGAGCTGGGGCACGGACTGACGTGCAAACACTTCGGCGGGGAGTGCACGGAGCTGGGGGCGATGTGGCTGGTCGTCACGCCGGCCCTCTACTGCAACGTGACCGATTCCTGGCTCCTGTCGAGTCCCTGGAAACGGGCCGCCATCAGCGGCGCCGGGATCGTGACAGAGCTGTTCCTCTCGGCGATCTTCACCTTCCTGTGGTGGTTCAGCGAGCCGGGCCACTTCCACGACGCCTGCCTGTGGGGCATGGTCATCGGCTCCGTGAACACGCTCCTCGTCAACGGCAACCCGCTGATGCGGTACGACGGCTACTACGTCCTGGCCGACCTGCTGAACATCTCGAACTTCCGCGCCCGTTCGCAGCGCGAAGCGGGAGCACTGGCGGCCGCGGTGATCCTCGGCGTCCGCCGACCGCCGTCGGGAGAGCGGGGCGCCCGCCGCGGCGTGCTCCTGGCATACGGGATCGCCTCGTGGGTCTATCAGTGGGTCGTGCTGATCGGGATCGTCTGGTTCCTGTACTATCTGACGCGTCCCTACGGCCTCGATCCGTTCGTGATCGTCCTGGGGACCGTGATGCTCGGGACGCGGGTGCTGACCGGGGGACTCCGGACGGCCGCCGCCGTCCGGCAATGGCGACGCGAGGGATCAATGAGCTGGATCCGGGGGATCATCGGACTGGCGGCTCTGGCCGCCGCGATCTGGTGGGGAGGCACAACCCCCTTCCCGCAGACCGTCCGGGGCCCGGCCCTCCTGGCCCCGCGCGAATCCCAGACGCTCTATGCCACAACCCCCGGCCTGCTGAAGTCTGTGGCGAAGCCAGGGGCCGTCAACGCAGGGGACGAACTGTTCGTTCTCGACAACCCCGACGTCGGAATCGAACTTCAGAAGCTGGAAGGGAACGTCGCGCGGCACGAACGGATCGTCGCCTCACTGGCGGAACGGGTCGTGAACGAACCGCACCTCACGGCGCAGCTCGCCGCGGCTCAGGCCTCGCTCGCCGACCACCGCGAACGGCTCGCCGGTCGGAAGCGGGAAGCGGAACGGCTGCGGATCGTCGCCCCTGCGGAAGGCCGCTGGCGGGCCCTGACGGTCGAAAAGGAGGGAGAAGGGACCTCGCGGCTCCTCTCCCTGACGCCGGGGGACCGCGCGCTGCGGTCGGTCCGCTGGTCCGATCCGCGGATGCTTGGCGCCTGGGTCCCGGCCGGGACGGCGATCGCCGAACTCTCGACCTCCGGTGAGATGGAAGCCCGCGTCTATGTCGAGCAGTCGGAGATCCCGTTCGTCCGCGTGAATCAGCCGGTCCGCTTGCGTCTTCCCCAGGTGAGCGACCGCGTCCTGGAAGGAACGGTCGTCGAAGTCGCCGCGCGGAACGTCGACTCTCCACCGCTGGAACTCCTCCGCCGTCAGCTAGTCGCTGCCCAACCGGCTGCGGCGACCGGCGGTTTCCCGCGCAGCCGCGACGTCCTCTACGAAGTCCGGGTGACAATCCCGTCGCCCCCCCACGATCTCGTCTCCCGCGGCACCGGCGAAGCCAAGATCGAAGTCGGAACAAGCTCGCTCTTCGAGCGCCTCGTCCGGTTCCTCCGGCTGACGTTCCGGATCCGGGAGGGAGTGTAG
- a CDS encoding DNA-3-methyladenine glycosylase family protein, with translation MSSRHHAATEHLHRSDKVLRRVILATGPCVLRPNRDRFGMLARSILSQQISTAAARTIRDRLIALTGGLEATRLAGLTDEEYRSVGVSPQKAKYLRDLSERVDSGRLELKRIGRLPDDEVIERLTEVKGIGRWTAQMFLMFALGRADILPHDDLGIRNAMRKLYGLEAMPSRDDMDRIAEPWRPYATVACWYCWRSLEQPAQV, from the coding sequence ATGTCTTCCCGCCACCACGCCGCGACCGAACATCTTCACCGCTCGGACAAAGTGCTGCGGCGCGTGATCCTCGCCACGGGGCCGTGCGTACTGCGGCCGAACCGGGATCGGTTCGGAATGCTCGCCCGGTCGATCCTGTCGCAGCAGATTTCGACGGCTGCCGCCCGGACGATCAGGGACCGCCTGATTGCCCTGACCGGGGGACTGGAGGCAACGCGGCTGGCCGGTCTCACCGATGAGGAGTACCGCTCGGTCGGCGTCTCGCCGCAGAAGGCGAAGTACCTGCGGGACCTCTCGGAGCGGGTCGACTCGGGGCGGCTGGAGCTGAAGCGGATCGGCCGACTGCCCGACGACGAGGTGATCGAACGGCTGACCGAAGTGAAGGGGATCGGCCGCTGGACGGCCCAGATGTTCCTGATGTTCGCGCTGGGCCGGGCGGACATTCTGCCGCATGACGATCTGGGAATCCGCAACGCGATGCGGAAGCTCTACGGACTCGAAGCGATGCCGAGCCGCGATGACATGGATCGCATCGCCGAGCCCTGGCGGCCCTACGCAACCGTCGCCTGCTGGTACTGCTGGCGGAGCTTGGAGCAGCCCGCTCAAGTGTAG
- a CDS encoding DinB family protein: MSLERSTEDDNRAFLNTVADRLLRTVEAAEPVLRGLTDNVVSARPSPDRWAIQEVVGHLIDSAANNHQRFVRAQSPGEFVFPKYEQNEWVSRQRYDTAIWSDVITLWAAYNRHLAHVMRQVAPASLETRCFIGPYEPVTLGYLIEDYVTHLRHHLQKIGERLGTDLSADA, encoded by the coding sequence ATGAGCCTCGAACGATCCACGGAGGATGACAACCGGGCCTTCCTGAACACGGTCGCCGACCGGCTGCTGCGAACGGTTGAAGCGGCCGAGCCCGTGCTGCGGGGATTGACCGACAACGTCGTGTCCGCCCGTCCGTCCCCCGACCGCTGGGCGATCCAGGAGGTCGTCGGACACCTGATCGACTCCGCCGCCAACAACCATCAGCGGTTCGTGCGGGCTCAGTCCCCGGGGGAGTTCGTCTTCCCCAAGTACGAGCAGAACGAGTGGGTTTCGCGGCAACGCTACGACACCGCCATCTGGTCCGATGTCATCACTCTCTGGGCTGCTTACAACCGCCATCTCGCCCACGTCATGCGGCAGGTCGCGCCGGCGTCCCTGGAGACTCGCTGCTTCATCGGCCCCTATGAGCCGGTGACGCTGGGATACCTCATTGAGGACTATGTCACACACCTGCGGCACCATCTGCAGAAGATCGGTGAGCGTCTCGGAACAGACCTGTCGGCGGATGCCTGA
- a CDS encoding cupin domain-containing protein → MGRITALFKADGEETAGGYSISEWWLEPNTKGPGTHSHPEDDIFYVLAGTMSILVGTTWTDAAPGSFVLIPGGTTHDFENRGTVRAGVLNFSTPGTFEPHMPGIVQWFRENPPGNAVP, encoded by the coding sequence ATGGGACGGATCACCGCTCTGTTCAAGGCGGATGGCGAAGAGACAGCCGGTGGGTATTCGATCTCGGAGTGGTGGCTGGAGCCGAACACGAAGGGGCCGGGAACGCACTCCCATCCCGAGGACGACATCTTCTATGTCCTGGCGGGAACCATGAGCATCCTCGTGGGGACGACCTGGACCGACGCCGCGCCGGGATCGTTCGTCCTGATTCCGGGCGGAACGACGCACGACTTCGAGAACCGCGGAACCGTGCGGGCCGGCGTCCTGAACTTCTCGACTCCTGGCACCTTCGAGCCGCACATGCCCGGCATCGTTCAGTGGTTCCGGGAAAACCCACCCGGAAACGCGGTCCCGTGA
- a CDS encoding alpha/beta fold hydrolase produces MGERTRWRWGFDRIAACAALLVAVIALAEDRPAGRRPNESGKTREPIPTWCQTQQRQAVAAPESLLARSCQQCHSADDENAGSTMPFNAPLPTLGGRQLWGDVRFFSGWRVQQNVLTKHFRLLDPGDIRRAWGTREECDAVLADIRRTRGLPPMSGKACLLIHGISRSSKSMAPLAEPLRREGYLVVPFDYPSTRLSIEESADYLRQVVRSLEGVDQIDFVVHSMGGLLVRSSLAKTADAPEPDPRYRRLVMLGVPNHGARMADLVERQPLYRLIYGRAGGQLVGRANPFITELPIPAFEFAVIAGARGTADGYNPLIPGDDDGTVRVEETRLPGATDFMTVPAIHSFLMNNPAVIDASLRFLKEGQLRSEPGRTPIPQGP; encoded by the coding sequence ATGGGCGAACGGACTCGATGGCGATGGGGATTCGACAGGATTGCGGCCTGCGCGGCGCTCCTGGTTGCCGTGATCGCCCTGGCGGAGGACCGGCCGGCTGGACGCAGGCCGAATGAGTCCGGGAAAACCCGGGAGCCGATCCCGACCTGGTGCCAAACCCAGCAGCGGCAGGCGGTGGCGGCGCCGGAGTCGCTCCTCGCGCGAAGCTGTCAGCAGTGCCACTCCGCCGATGATGAGAACGCAGGTTCCACAATGCCCTTCAACGCTCCCCTTCCCACGCTCGGCGGCCGACAGCTGTGGGGGGACGTGCGGTTCTTCAGCGGGTGGCGGGTCCAGCAGAACGTCCTCACGAAGCACTTTCGACTGCTCGATCCCGGCGATATCCGGCGGGCGTGGGGAACGCGGGAGGAGTGCGACGCCGTACTCGCTGACATCCGCCGGACACGGGGCCTTCCGCCGATGTCCGGCAAGGCGTGTCTCCTGATCCACGGGATCTCGCGGTCGTCCAAGTCGATGGCTCCCCTGGCGGAGCCTCTGCGGCGAGAGGGCTACCTCGTCGTTCCGTTCGATTATCCGAGCACGCGTCTCTCGATCGAAGAGTCAGCCGACTATCTGCGGCAGGTCGTCCGTTCGCTCGAGGGGGTCGATCAGATTGACTTCGTCGTCCACAGCATGGGGGGGTTGCTTGTCCGTTCCTCGCTGGCGAAGACAGCCGACGCTCCCGAGCCTGATCCCCGGTATCGGCGGCTGGTCATGCTCGGTGTTCCCAACCATGGTGCCCGGATGGCGGACCTGGTTGAGCGGCAGCCGCTGTACCGGCTGATCTATGGCCGGGCGGGGGGGCAGCTTGTGGGGCGGGCGAATCCGTTTATCACCGAGCTGCCGATTCCGGCGTTCGAGTTCGCGGTCATTGCGGGCGCACGGGGGACGGCGGATGGTTACAACCCGCTGATTCCCGGGGACGACGACGGGACGGTGCGGGTTGAGGAGACCCGTCTCCCGGGGGCGACGGATTTCATGACGGTCCCGGCGATCCATAGCTTCCTGATGAACAACCCGGCGGTGATCGACGCGAGTCTGCGTTTCCTCAAGGAGGGGCAGCTCCGGAGCGAGCCAGGCCGAACGCCGATTCCGCAAGGGCCTTGA
- a CDS encoding Nramp family divalent metal transporter: protein MSDEVLAYDPYALPPDAIQEPPATTWEALRKIGPGIILAGTIVGSGELIVTTGLGAKHGFVFLWLILFSCVIKVFVQIELGRYAISSGKPTLGALNEVPGGSRYGHWLVWWWFLMMLCTVFQLGGMTGGIGQALNLAFPSLSAKVVSVATQASPALGQFLTDAPELPWAVLVCLVTMALIYHGSYRRIEWLTTVIVVGVTLITMAAALGLVWTDFPVRGEDLLKGLEFQVPAAGLSTAFAVFGITGVGATELFYYPYWCLEKGYARFTGRVQPTEEWERRAKGWIRVMHLDAWVSMVVFTISTVAFYVMGAAVLHPQGLDPKGAALVNTLSKMFIGPFGAWTRILFLIGAGAVLFKTLYLSCAANSRLTADFLTLTTIAPSPTAPQRVRMIQRFCLFFPALALFFCIVARDPQLMVKVGGIAQAMTLPMIALVTMYFRYTRVDKRLQPWVVTDVLLWIAVVSILIVAAYAVPTQLRDLIAAFS from the coding sequence ATGAGTGATGAGGTTCTCGCTTACGATCCCTATGCGCTCCCTCCCGACGCGATCCAGGAACCTCCCGCCACAACGTGGGAGGCACTGCGCAAAATCGGGCCGGGGATCATCCTGGCCGGGACGATCGTCGGCTCCGGGGAGCTGATCGTCACCACGGGCCTCGGCGCAAAACACGGCTTCGTGTTTCTGTGGCTGATTCTCTTCAGCTGCGTCATCAAGGTCTTCGTCCAGATCGAGCTCGGCCGCTACGCGATCTCGTCCGGCAAGCCGACGCTCGGAGCGCTCAACGAGGTCCCCGGCGGTAGCCGCTACGGCCACTGGCTCGTCTGGTGGTGGTTCCTGATGATGCTCTGCACCGTCTTCCAGCTCGGCGGGATGACGGGGGGGATCGGGCAGGCCCTGAACCTCGCCTTTCCGTCGCTCTCGGCGAAGGTCGTCAGCGTTGCGACACAAGCCTCCCCGGCGCTCGGGCAGTTTCTCACCGACGCTCCCGAGCTTCCGTGGGCAGTGCTGGTGTGCCTCGTCACGATGGCCCTCATCTACCACGGCAGCTATCGGCGGATCGAGTGGCTGACGACCGTGATCGTGGTCGGCGTGACGCTGATCACGATGGCCGCCGCGCTGGGACTCGTGTGGACCGACTTCCCGGTCCGAGGCGAGGATCTGCTCAAGGGGCTGGAGTTCCAGGTTCCGGCCGCGGGATTGTCGACGGCGTTCGCGGTCTTCGGCATCACCGGGGTCGGGGCGACGGAGCTCTTCTATTACCCGTACTGGTGTCTGGAGAAGGGCTACGCCCGCTTCACGGGCCGGGTCCAGCCGACCGAAGAATGGGAGCGGCGGGCCAAAGGCTGGATCCGGGTCATGCACCTGGACGCCTGGGTCAGCATGGTCGTGTTCACGATCTCGACGGTCGCCTTCTACGTCATGGGGGCGGCGGTGTTGCATCCGCAGGGACTGGACCCGAAGGGGGCGGCCCTGGTGAATACGCTGTCCAAGATGTTCATCGGGCCGTTCGGGGCCTGGACACGGATCCTGTTTCTGATCGGGGCGGGGGCGGTGCTGTTCAAGACCCTATATCTTTCGTGCGCGGCGAACAGCCGGCTGACCGCGGACTTTCTGACGCTCACCACGATCGCTCCTTCGCCGACCGCTCCGCAGCGGGTGCGGATGATTCAGCGGTTCTGTCTGTTCTTTCCGGCACTCGCGCTGTTCTTCTGTATTGTGGCCCGTGACCCGCAGCTGATGGTCAAGGTGGGGGGGATTGCCCAGGCGATGACGCTGCCGATGATCGCGCTGGTGACGATGTATTTCCGGTATACGCGAGTCGATAAGCGGCTCCAGCCGTGGGTGGTGACGGATGTGTTGTTATGGATCGCGGTGGTGTCGATCCTGATCGTTGCGGCCTACGCAGTCCCGACGCAGCTGCGCGATCTCATCGCCGCCTTCTCTTAG
- a CDS encoding FAD-dependent oxidoreductase: MESSSLWMEGHQPRFEAASQPQTFDVAIVGGGITGLTAGYFLKQSGKKVCVIEKGQIGGGETGHTSAHLAYPIDLRPTELSRTFGKDGLRLTLEAGVTAIDAIETIVMDLGIDCGFQRVPGFLHASLKEARDETAALKADFELVKELGFPVRFLPQGPVEGKPAVAFADNAIFHPLRYLTGLARAIDRDGSRVFENSEVTEFQEDPIRLKVNGVEIQAGSVVIGTHVPLMGNTGLVSATLFQTKLYPYSSYVVGARIPKGRFAAGLYWDTSDPYYYLRVHSNVDHDYAIFGGEDHKTGQVDDTEACFQRLEAMFRRLVPGAEIDRRWSGQVVETNDGLPFIGETAKNQFVGTGYSGNGLTFGTIAGIMAKDVALGQSNPWQKIFSPSRKKVLGGAWDFLTENMEVPYHFITGWLTQGKEKSVRSVKAGEGKVLTLDGEKVACHRDEEGTLYRCSAVCTHMGCIVRFNSAEKTWDCPCHGSRFLPTGEVIGGPAETPLKTVGRKPTRRRTASNSGS, from the coding sequence ATGGAGAGTTCGTCGCTCTGGATGGAAGGTCATCAGCCACGGTTCGAGGCGGCCTCGCAGCCTCAGACCTTTGACGTCGCCATCGTTGGCGGGGGGATCACCGGGCTGACCGCCGGATATTTCCTGAAGCAGTCCGGTAAGAAAGTCTGCGTCATCGAGAAGGGGCAGATCGGGGGAGGCGAGACCGGTCACACGTCGGCTCATCTCGCTTATCCGATCGATCTGCGTCCAACGGAGTTATCGAGGACCTTCGGGAAGGACGGTCTGCGGCTGACGCTCGAGGCGGGGGTCACGGCGATCGATGCCATCGAGACGATCGTGATGGACCTGGGGATCGACTGTGGATTTCAGCGGGTTCCCGGGTTCCTCCATGCCAGCCTGAAGGAGGCTCGGGACGAGACGGCCGCTCTCAAGGCGGACTTCGAACTGGTCAAGGAGCTCGGATTCCCGGTCCGTTTCCTTCCGCAGGGGCCGGTCGAAGGGAAACCGGCGGTCGCCTTTGCCGACAACGCCATCTTTCATCCATTGCGGTACCTGACGGGACTCGCCCGCGCGATCGACCGCGATGGCAGCCGGGTCTTTGAGAACTCGGAGGTGACGGAGTTCCAGGAGGATCCGATCCGGCTCAAGGTCAACGGCGTGGAGATCCAGGCGGGGTCGGTGGTCATCGGCACACACGTCCCGCTCATGGGGAATACCGGCCTCGTCAGCGCGACGCTGTTTCAGACCAAGCTTTATCCCTATTCCAGCTATGTCGTGGGCGCCCGGATTCCCAAGGGGCGGTTCGCGGCCGGGCTCTACTGGGACACCTCGGATCCCTATTACTACTTGCGGGTCCATTCGAATGTGGACCATGACTACGCGATCTTCGGCGGCGAGGACCACAAGACGGGACAGGTCGACGACACGGAAGCCTGCTTCCAGCGGCTGGAGGCGATGTTCCGCCGGCTGGTGCCGGGGGCGGAGATCGATCGCCGCTGGTCGGGGCAGGTCGTGGAAACGAACGACGGTCTGCCGTTCATCGGCGAGACGGCGAAGAACCAGTTCGTCGGTACCGGCTACAGCGGAAACGGCCTGACATTCGGGACGATCGCCGGGATCATGGCCAAGGACGTCGCGCTCGGTCAGAGCAATCCGTGGCAGAAGATCTTCTCGCCGAGCCGCAAGAAGGTCCTGGGCGGCGCGTGGGACTTCCTGACTGAGAACATGGAGGTTCCTTACCACTTCATCACCGGCTGGCTGACGCAGGGGAAAGAGAAGAGCGTCCGCAGCGTGAAGGCGGGCGAGGGGAAGGTTCTGACGCTCGATGGCGAGAAGGTCGCCTGTCACCGGGACGAAGAGGGGACGCTCTATCGTTGCTCGGCGGTTTGCACCCATATGGGGTGCATTGTCCGGTTCAACTCGGCGGAGAAGACGTGGGACTGTCCTTGTCACGGTTCGCGGTTTCTGCCGACAGGGGAGGTCATTGGCGGGCCGGCGGAGACGCCGCTCAAAACGGTGGGCCGCAAGCCGACGCGACGGCGGACCGCTTCGAATTCCGGGTCGTAG
- the fmt gene encoding methionyl-tRNA formyltransferase, with the protein MRIVMVGTGEFALPTFERLLGSSHEVAALLTQPDRTGPGKHNHPHPMKERAVAAGLPVLQPASCNAPESLEALRALGADLMVVAAYGQILSAEFLTVTRLGAINLHASLLPKYRGAAPIQYAVWKGEAETGVTIFQIQPRLDAGPILGIVKTPIGPRETAGELEIRLADLGADLAVTVLAEIESGTTHPTMQDAAGVTKAPKMPKSAGLVDWSKTSREIDWHLRAMQPWPMPFTFLHVKDRPPARLLVLSTEEVSGGGGASALPGSVVANDGKSLHVRTGDGVVAIQRVQAAGKRAMMIDEFLRGNSVPIGARFGAENEAD; encoded by the coding sequence ATGCGGATCGTGATGGTCGGGACCGGAGAGTTTGCGCTGCCGACGTTCGAGCGATTGCTCGGTTCGTCCCATGAGGTCGCGGCCCTCCTGACGCAGCCCGACCGAACCGGACCCGGCAAGCACAACCATCCGCACCCGATGAAAGAGCGGGCGGTCGCGGCCGGTCTCCCGGTCCTGCAGCCGGCAAGCTGTAACGCGCCGGAGTCGCTCGAGGCTCTGCGGGCCTTGGGGGCCGACCTGATGGTCGTCGCCGCCTATGGCCAGATCCTCTCGGCGGAGTTCCTGACGGTCACCCGGCTCGGTGCGATCAACCTGCATGCGTCGCTCCTCCCCAAGTATCGCGGCGCGGCTCCCATCCAGTACGCGGTCTGGAAGGGGGAGGCCGAGACCGGCGTGACGATCTTCCAGATCCAGCCCCGCCTCGACGCGGGCCCGATCCTCGGAATCGTCAAGACGCCGATCGGTCCGCGCGAGACCGCCGGGGAACTCGAAATCCGGCTGGCCGACCTGGGAGCGGATCTGGCGGTCACCGTCCTCGCGGAGATTGAATCGGGGACGACGCACCCGACGATGCAGGATGCCGCGGGGGTTACCAAGGCCCCCAAGATGCCCAAGTCGGCCGGGCTCGTCGACTGGTCGAAGACCTCCCGCGAGATCGACTGGCACCTCCGGGCGATGCAGCCGTGGCCCATGCCATTCACGTTTCTGCATGTGAAGGACCGGCCGCCAGCGCGGCTCCTCGTCCTGTCGACGGAAGAGGTCTCCGGTGGAGGGGGCGCTTCAGCGCTTCCGGGAAGCGTCGTGGCCAACGATGGAAAGTCGCTTCATGTCCGAACAGGGGACGGGGTTGTCGCCATCCAGCGGGTTCAGGCAGCCGGGAAGCGGGCGATGATGATCGACGAGTTTCTGCGCGGGAACAGCGTTCCCATCGGCGCCCGCTTCGGCGCTGAAAACGAAGCGGACTAA
- the hisN gene encoding histidinol-phosphatase codes for MTEITARLNAALRGYEGARELILRYYEADSLVVDWKGDQTPVTAADRGAEELLRDFLSKEFPDDAILGEEFGERAGTSGYRWVLDPVDGTKSFVARVPLFGTLIGLEFDGESVAGVCGLPAQNEVIYASRGEGTWWRRNSAAATRCRVTNCSNLADALLCFTSLGTWEAVGRLQTMQRLTRTCRLTRGWGDCFGHILVATGRADVMIDPQLSLWDAAALVPILQEAGGHFVDFSGVARADGGSGISVNAALKNAVLAFLHEDTPEVGTRTRID; via the coding sequence ATGACCGAGATCACCGCCCGCCTGAACGCCGCGCTCCGGGGATATGAAGGGGCTCGCGAACTGATTCTCCGGTACTACGAGGCGGACTCGCTGGTCGTCGACTGGAAGGGGGACCAGACGCCGGTCACGGCCGCGGACCGGGGGGCCGAAGAGCTGCTGCGGGATTTCCTCTCGAAGGAGTTCCCCGACGACGCCATCCTCGGGGAAGAGTTCGGCGAGCGAGCCGGCACCAGCGGGTACCGGTGGGTCCTCGATCCGGTTGACGGCACGAAGTCGTTCGTGGCCCGGGTGCCCCTCTTCGGGACGCTGATCGGGCTGGAGTTCGACGGGGAATCGGTCGCCGGAGTCTGCGGCCTGCCGGCGCAGAATGAAGTCATCTATGCCAGCCGGGGAGAAGGAACCTGGTGGCGGCGGAATTCGGCCGCGGCGACGCGGTGCCGCGTCACGAACTGTTCAAACCTGGCTGATGCGCTGCTGTGCTTCACGTCGCTCGGGACGTGGGAAGCGGTGGGACGGCTTCAGACGATGCAGCGGCTCACGAGGACGTGCCGGCTGACGCGGGGCTGGGGAGACTGCTTTGGCCACATTCTCGTCGCGACCGGCCGGGCCGACGTCATGATCGATCCCCAGCTCAGTCTGTGGGACGCCGCCGCCCTTGTGCCGATCCTCCAGGAGGCGGGGGGACACTTCGTCGACTTCTCCGGAGTTGCCCGGGCCGATGGCGGGAGCGGGATTTCCGTCAACGCGGCGCTCAAGAACGCCGTTCTCGCCTTCCTCCATGAGGACACGCCCGAGGTCGGGACGCGGACGCGAATTGATTGA